Proteins encoded together in one Amphiprion ocellaris isolate individual 3 ecotype Okinawa chromosome 14, ASM2253959v1, whole genome shotgun sequence window:
- the hmgb1a gene encoding high mobility group protein B1a, whose product MGKDSTKPKGKMSSYAYFVQTCREEHKKKHPDASVNFAEFSKKCSERWKTMSAKEKGKFEDLARQDKARYEREMMHYVPARGGKKKKYKDPNAPKRPPSAFFIFCSEFRPKVKGESPGLSIGDVAKRLGEMWNSTAAEDKQPYEKKASKLKEKYEKDVAAYRAKGKTGGGAPAKAPAKAEKKDDDDDDDDEDDEEEEDDDDEDDDE is encoded by the exons ATGGGGAAAGATTCAACCAAGCCGAAGGGGAAGATGTCCTCCTATGCATATTTTGTCCAGACCTGCCGGGAGGAGCACAAGAAGAAACACCCTGATGCTAGTGTTAACTTTGCCGAGTTCTCCAAGAAGTGCTCTGAGCGATGGAAG aCAATGTCTGCCAAGGAGAAGGGCAAATTTGAGGACCTGGCCAGGCAGGACAAGGCACGCTATGAGCGGGAGATGATGCACTACGTTCCAGCAAGGGGaggcaagaagaagaagtacAAGGACCCTAATGCCCCCAAGAGACCTCC aTCTGCCTTCTTCATCTTCTGCTCAGAGTTCCGCCCCAAGGTGAAAGGTGAGAGCCCTGGACTGTCAATCGGAGATGTTGCCAAGAGGCTTGGAGAGATGTGGAACAGCACCGCTGCAGAGGACAAGCAGCCCTATGAGAAGAAGGCATCTAAACTGAAGGAGAAGTACGAGAAG GACGTTGCAGCCTATCGTGCTAAGGGCAAAACAGGTGGCGGAGCACCTGCAAAAGCCCCTGCTAAGGCAGAGAAAAAGGATGATGACGACGACGATGATGACGAAGAtgacgaggaagaggaggatgatgatgatgaggatgatgatgagtaG